TCCACCGTTAATCTTTAAAGAATAGGTGGCTGATGCAGCTCCATTGGAAAGACCATCCAGATCCTCTATGTAAAATGCAAGTTCATTGGCCGGAACTCCCGGTGAAAAACTATACGTTAAACTTACAGAGTTATTGGTATGGGATTTAAAGATCCTTTGGGTAGCTCCATTAGTGTCTACATAGAAATTATTCAGGTTATCATTAAAGTTAGCGGCTGACTGTAAGCCTGTAGTTGGAGCAGTAACAGTAAGGTTAGACGCTGTATTCCCCTTCCATGTACCGCTTACGTTCTGTGCATAATATCCGCCACAGTTTTCAATCAGATTGGGGATACCATCATTGTCATTATCTAGATCGATAATGTCTGGCTTTCCATCATTATCAGTATCGATACATGCATTCACATATGAACTCTGAGAATATCCTATCCCCTGCCCTCCATTGGCTATCACAGGTATTCCGTTAGCGCCTACTGTATTGCCAAGGTTTTGTGAAACCGGTGAAGCAGATGTTCCTGTATAGTCTGCACCCGAATTACCACCCGGCATAGCTGAATTTACAAGATTAGCTGTAGTAAAGCCTCCTGTTCCTTCTATAGCATCAGGGCAGCCGTCTCCGTCAGAATCAAGGTCTAAATAATTAGGAATGCCATCTCCATCAGTATTACAATATACCCTAATTGCAAATACTACACCTTGTTGTGATCCTGATACAGGCTTGAAAGACAGAGTCGTGTTTATTGTAACACTTTGCCCTTTTGTTGAGAATGCAGGGAAATTATTGGTATCTTCTGTAGCAAAATAAGTAACAGTATTTGTACCGGCCCCTGTTGTACTACTTGAGGTACCAGAACCAAATTTTTCTATTTGCTGGAATACACTTCCTGTTGTAGTAACAATTAATTTTTCCTGATCACTATTCTTAGTTGATTCTGCATCAAATACAGCAACTTCTATTGGATAAGCTAAAGGCTGACCACTTAATGCATTTATTGCACTAATTGTAACATCAAAGCTTTGACTACCTTTATCTACTGCCGAAGTGTATAATGCTTCATTCTTATTATTCTCATTGAGGTTTTTGCTAAGTATTCCAGATATAGATCCTCCCCAGGTAATAGCAGACAAATCAGTTCCCACAAGTGGTTGTGTAGAAGCTGGTGAAGTTGATTTTTGATAGTTTGATATTGTCGCAGTATATTGTATCCCTTTATAGGTAAAATTAGTCGTTGTACCATTAGCGATTGGGCTATTTGGCCAATTAAAAAAGACATATTGCCCAGGTTTTGTAACACTGGTACTTTGTGTGGTCATATTAGCCGAATTCTGATCACAGTACATTTCATCTGTATCTAGTATGCCATCATTATCACTGTCCTGATCACACATATCAGCAACTCCGTCACCATCTGTGTCTGTACCGTAACAAGGGTCCACTGCAAATGTGATAAATTTCCCATCTGCTACATTTTGGTTAAATACCCATTTTGCTATTGCATTCGATGTAGGGTTTACTTTTATAACGTTTGTAGTAAAAGCAGCATCATCCGCTATCAGCATTATCACTTTACCTGATGTGGTAACAAATGTTCCACTGTTATAGGCTGTAAGATCTGCCTCAATGAATAAAGAACCGGCATCAGCATCTTTTTCCTGTGCCATCCAAACTCTCTGGATTCTCTTATAGGTATTTGTACCTACTGTAACATCCACAGGTGCGGTAGTCACATTGTTGTTATCTCCTAATAAGAAGTAAGTTTTATCGCTGGTAAAGCCTGTACGTGCTGCATTTAAGTTCGGATTTACAAAATCATTAGTGGTAGCCACTGTAAGGATTGTTCCTGCATTGACCGATTTAGAAACCTTTTGCTCAAAAAGACCGATGTCTTCTCTTGCTACACCAAATACGTTGTTGTTGAAAACTGTATTAGTTCCTCCGTTCCAGACCATATTGCCGCCAGCATCCAGGTAATGGTCTGTATTTACACGACCCATTGTAATACCGTATTTAATAGCCAGATAAGAATCTACTCTTCTGCGTTCAGTTGCTGTTATATTACCGGCTCCATAGATGATGGTTTCTCCAAGATGACCTATAAATCCACGGTTATCACTGCTTGTACTTAACGAAAATCGGGAATCACCAAACAAATGTCCACCGTTCAGATTTCGTATTCCTGTACCTGCATGATTTGTCGTTCCAAAGTTTGCTGCACCGTTAAGAGCTCTTGTTGTTGAATTAGCGGTAAACGTATGATACATAATACTAGGAATCGTAGTAGAAAAGGCTCCTGCAGGAGTAAATACGCCTGTATCAGTGCTTCCACCTGTGTTGGAAAGTCTTTCTATTCCGTTATCCATTTGAATGGCTAAACCATCCCATCTGCGTAAACCTCCTTCCAGAACAGCATTGTCTACTGCCGATCTGAAGATACTTGGCCACTGTCCTCCGCTTGTCATGCCTTCCTTCGTAAATGTAAATACATCATAAGAATCAGCTGAAAAGGTTCTTACCGTATAATTACCCAGCGACTGTGTTCCTGCTGTGAAATTAATACCCGGGTTAAAGTTGAAGTAAGTGGAAGTACCGGTTACATACTTCGGTAAAGGATTGGTTCCCAGCTGTGCAACGGTAGTTCCGCTCCATACATCTTTCCAGGTAGTTACATCTGTTGCTGGGCCTGTGTTTGCAGCATCCACATCAGCTCTGTACCAATAAGAAAGACTGTTGGTAACCCCTCCCGGTGCATGCCCGAAACCTGCAAAGGTGAAGTATTGCCCGTCTGTTAAAGTTACATTGGCAGTGTTGTAAACCACACCATTCACGGTAACTTCCGCAGTCATTGGTGTGAAAGTGTTGCCACCTGCAAAAGTTTGATCCGAAGACTGTACCAGATACAGGTTTTTAATTCCTTTTGGCCATGCTACCGTAACTGTTCCTACAGTTCCTGTATTCTGTACCTTCCAGATAGATTCAAAACGGAAGTTGGTTGCTCCATTAGAACCTGCTGTATAAGATAATGGTATAGCAAGCTTTTTCTCCAGACCGTTATCTCCCCAAACCAGGTATTGCTTGTTATTAAGAGAGCTGGTGTTTGCGTCATTGGTATTGGCTAAACCTGTAGTGGAGATCAGTACCTGATTTCCAACATTTACAGAGTTACTTTGTTTTTGGTTTATGGCTCCATTAATGTCATCATGAACTATACCGGCAATATTAGAAACATATCCTGCATTGGTCGTTAAATTATAAACGCTAACATTGTCTGGGTTTATATAGTCATGAGAAAGAGTAGTACCATATTTTAAAGCCAAATAAGTATCTACCTTTTGTTTTTCCAGTGTATTCAATATGTTTTTATACCAAATTACCTCTTGGATATCTCCATTAAAAAATCCTAAGCCATTAGCAAAGCCAATCTTTAAATAAGGTCCTGCGACACTACTTCTTTTATTTTGCCCTGTAATGGTTGCTTCGCTACCATTTAGTCCCAGTATTAAATTGTCTGTTCCTGTTGCCGTTCCATCACCAGGATATGGATGAGCAAAATAAATAGATGTTTCATTTAATTTAGCTAGTAGTGAAGTTACAGTTTGATTGATTCCATTAGAAAATCTATAAAAATTAGGACTAAGACCAGATCCATTTACATTAGCATTTAAACCTGGCTCGTGACCTGTATTTATCTCATTATCTAAACCGGTAATTTGTCCATTAGTAGCTCCGGTTGCTCTTGCTACTCCATAAATGGAAAGCGGCATATAAGAAACACCATCATTATTAAAATTTCCGAAAACAGGATTTATTTGAGCATTATAGTTTGTTGAATAATTTGGATCAAGAAAATTATAATACTTGGTTGTAGAATACCCTGTTGTCCAGGTATTAAAGTTATGCTGTTGGTTTCCTGGGTTGGTGGTTACACCGTTAGTACTTGTAAGATCTAATTTGTTAATCGATGCGTCTATCCATTGTGTTGAACTTACATTTTCAGACTTATACCACACCCCAGGAAAGGTAGCAATACCCCCCGGATTATTAGCAAGTCCTGCCAAAGTAAAATACTGTCCGTTTCCTAATGTAACAGTAGCAGTGTTGTACACCACGCCGTTCACGGTAACTTCCGTTGCCATTGATGTAAAGGTATCTGTTCCGTCAAAAGCCGCATCAGTAGACTGTACAACATATAAATTGTTCACACCTTTAGGCCACGCAACGGTTACTGTTCCTACAGATCCTGTATTTTGGGCCTTCCAAATTGATTCGAAGCGGTAATTAACATCTCCGTTAGCACCACCTGTATAGGCCAAAGGTGTTGTAAGAGTCTGCTTTAAACCATTATCACCTACCAGAAGGAATTGCCCATCGCTCAACGTATTGGTGTTCGCTGCATTGGTATTCGCCAAAGAATTTCCTGCACCGATAATCAATTTCTGATCAGTGTTAACACTCTTGGATTGTTTTTGATTTAATGCAGATACATCTTCTCTTCCAATCCCGATAATATTATTATAATAAGCACTATTATTAGTTCCATTCCAGATTACATTTCCTGTTGCACTTAAATAATTTCTATTCTGTGTACTGCTTAAGGTCTGCCCATATTTAACAGCTAAATAAGATTCCACTTTTGTTACCTCATCATCCGTAAGTTTATTCGGGAAGATGATTACTTCATTCTGCTGCCCGTTCAATCTTGCATAATCGCTGTCTCCCCCTACTCTTAAATCATTTCTTGTAGCATCAAGCAATACATTCTGAATATTGGTATTGAAAACCTGATGATTTCCTCTGAGTGATAATAACACTGAATTATTACCCGCAACTCCGGCTCCGTTTTCCCAGGTACCACCACCGATATAATGTCCGGTAGTAGATCCTGTGCTTATTGCATCGTATTCACCAATTACGGGATACAGCAATAAATTATTGGTTCCCGAAAAACTGTAAAGTCCCGGATCATCAGACGCCGGCCCAAAACCTAACATCATTGCAATACCCGCAATGTTACCTGCCGAAAACAATGCACCCTTGCTGCGATCCAGAATATTAACATTTCCGTTTGTAGAAGGCTGGTACAACAGAATATCGTTTGAGCCGTCGAAAGTGACAGTCGGATTAAAGTTCGTTAATGTTGTACTGTTAGAATACACCGGTCGGTTTGCCAGAGTTGCCTGGGATATATTTGTTCCAATACCATTGAATTCGTTCCATTGCTGGATAGTGGCATTGTTAGCAGCTGAAGTTGTTCCGGCATCCGAATAAACTGCGGCATCTGCACGGTACCAGGCCGCTGAAACGATACCACCCGGTGCGTACATATATCCTGCAAAAGTAAAATACTGCCCATTTGCTAATGTTATACTGGCTGTATTATAAACCACACCGTTTATGGTAACTTCCGTAGCCATTGGGGCAAAGGTATCTGTTCCGTCAAAAGCTGCATCGCCAGACTGTACTAAGTACAGGTTTTTTACACCTTTAGGCCATGCAATGGTTACTGTTCCTACATTTCCTGTGTTTTCTACTTTCCATATAGCTTCGAAACGGTAATTAACAGCTCCGTTAGAACCTCCTGTATATACCAATGGGGTTGTAAGGCTTTGTTTCAAACCATTATCTCCAACAATAAGGAATTGCCCGTCAGTCAACGTATTGGTATTTGCGGCATTGGTATTGGCTAAAGAATTTCCTGCACCGATAATTAATTTTTGGTTTGGGTTCTCGCTTCGGGATTGCTTCTGATATAATGCACCATTATTATCTCTTGCAATACCCAGAATATTATTCTGATAGGTAGCAGAAGTATTCCATACCACCGTATTACCGGAGCTTACATAATTTCCCAACAATGTTGACCCCCATTTAACCGATAAATAAGAATCTACACGCGCTTTTTCTGAAGCGGAAAGAGGATTTGCAAATACAATCGTCTCATTGAGCTGACCGTTAAGACTTCCCCAGTTGCTATCACCACCTATTCTGAAGATACGGGTAGTATTACCTACACTAACATTTCCATCCGTATTGGTGTAAATATTTTCGT
This region of Chryseobacterium vaccae genomic DNA includes:
- a CDS encoding thrombospondin type 3 repeat-containing protein, with the translated sequence MKKLLLIICMVLPTWFVLGQAPGGVTAAVWYKADAGVYSNAGTTAAADNATVQQWNDQMGTGYNLAQATAGQRPTFSNQSMLANFNPTVSFNADFMAADPGNGNAIINRAQGSIYISGKMNTVGAAGLAGFDATMDYPGLHTSQASPNDKLLFYTAGSGYTTNSTNSFTATKAFVAGSSWLNGGGTPGSNVLAKVWLDGNENIYTNTDGNVSVGNTTRIFRIGGDSNWGSLNGQLNETIVFANPLSASEKARVDSYLSVKWGSTLLGNYVSSGNTVVWNTSATYQNNILGIARDNNGALYQKQSRSENPNQKLIIGAGNSLANTNAANTNTLTDGQFLIVGDNGLKQSLTTPLVYTGGSNGAVNYRFEAIWKVENTGNVGTVTIAWPKGVKNLYLVQSGDAAFDGTDTFAPMATEVTINGVVYNTASITLANGQYFTFAGYMYAPGGIVSAAWYRADAAVYSDAGTTSAANNATIQQWNEFNGIGTNISQATLANRPVYSNSTTLTNFNPTVTFDGSNDILLYQPSTNGNVNILDRSKGALFSAGNIAGIAMMLGFGPASDDPGLYSFSGTNNLLLYPVIGEYDAISTGSTTGHYIGGGTWENGAGVAGNNSVLLSLRGNHQVFNTNIQNVLLDATRNDLRVGGDSDYARLNGQQNEVIIFPNKLTDDEVTKVESYLAVKYGQTLSSTQNRNYLSATGNVIWNGTNNSAYYNNIIGIGREDVSALNQKQSKSVNTDQKLIIGAGNSLANTNAANTNTLSDGQFLLVGDNGLKQTLTTPLAYTGGANGDVNYRFESIWKAQNTGSVGTVTVAWPKGVNNLYVVQSTDAAFDGTDTFTSMATEVTVNGVVYNTATVTLGNGQYFTLAGLANNPGGIATFPGVWYKSENVSSTQWIDASINKLDLTSTNGVTTNPGNQQHNFNTWTTGYSTTKYYNFLDPNYSTNYNAQINPVFGNFNNDGVSYMPLSIYGVARATGATNGQITGLDNEINTGHEPGLNANVNGSGLSPNFYRFSNGINQTVTSLLAKLNETSIYFAHPYPGDGTATGTDNLILGLNGSEATITGQNKRSSVAGPYLKIGFANGLGFFNGDIQEVIWYKNILNTLEKQKVDTYLALKYGTTLSHDYINPDNVSVYNLTTNAGYVSNIAGIVHDDINGAINQKQSNSVNVGNQVLISTTGLANTNDANTSSLNNKQYLVWGDNGLEKKLAIPLSYTAGSNGATNFRFESIWKVQNTGTVGTVTVAWPKGIKNLYLVQSSDQTFAGGNTFTPMTAEVTVNGVVYNTANVTLTDGQYFTFAGFGHAPGGVTNSLSYWYRADVDAANTGPATDVTTWKDVWSGTTVAQLGTNPLPKYVTGTSTYFNFNPGINFTAGTQSLGNYTVRTFSADSYDVFTFTKEGMTSGGQWPSIFRSAVDNAVLEGGLRRWDGLAIQMDNGIERLSNTGGSTDTGVFTPAGAFSTTIPSIMYHTFTANSTTRALNGAANFGTTNHAGTGIRNLNGGHLFGDSRFSLSTSSDNRGFIGHLGETIIYGAGNITATERRRVDSYLAIKYGITMGRVNTDHYLDAGGNMVWNGGTNTVFNNNVFGVAREDIGLFEQKVSKSVNAGTILTVATTNDFVNPNLNAARTGFTSDKTYFLLGDNNNVTTAPVDVTVGTNTYKRIQRVWMAQEKDADAGSLFIEADLTAYNSGTFVTTSGKVIMLIADDAAFTTNVIKVNPTSNAIAKWVFNQNVADGKFITFAVDPCYGTDTDGDGVADMCDQDSDNDGILDTDEMYCDQNSANMTTQSTSVTKPGQYVFFNWPNSPIANGTTTNFTYKGIQYTATISNYQKSTSPASTQPLVGTDLSAITWGGSISGILSKNLNENNKNEALYTSAVDKGSQSFDVTISAINALSGQPLAYPIEVAVFDAESTKNSDQEKLIVTTTGSVFQQIEKFGSGTSSSTTGAGTNTVTYFATEDTNNFPAFSTKGQSVTINTTLSFKPVSGSQQGVVFAIRVYCNTDGDGIPNYLDLDSDGDGCPDAIEGTGGFTTANLVNSAMPGGNSGADYTGTSASPVSQNLGNTVGANGIPVIANGGQGIGYSQSSYVNACIDTDNDGKPDIIDLDNDNDGIPNLIENCGGYYAQNVSGTWKGNTASNLTVTAPTTGLQSAANFNDNLNNFYVDTNGATQRIFKSHTNNSVSLTYSFSPGVPANELAFYIEDLDGLSNGAASATYSLKINGGDVNGWMIKDLTTNYMASLSSAVMNYDPVTGAISSIGSVNDQWLLLRGVGNNLVTSVTLTSNNFGTNDAVGYGLFGRKTCDTDGDGIPNYLDLDSDGDGCPDAIEGAGGFTMANLVNSSMPGGNTGGGYTGTAGPVIQNLGNTVGNTVTTMGIPTIAGTGQAIGSSANASVSNCTPPYCYKPGITAGTALDTKVGITALNRAGVNADNWPMVRKGGWIALEAKTKGFVPNKVAFSGGNPVGIAPANFVEGMMVYDTTNKCMKMYTQKEGEPSMAWHCITTQTCPD